From the genome of Planctomycetota bacterium:
ATGACGAAGTAGTCGACCTTCGCTTCCGCCGCGCCGGCGAGGATGTCCTTGATTGGGACGATGCCGGTGCCGACCTCGGTGAGCTGCTTGGTGCCGTAGTCGGCGCAGTCCTTGACGTGGATCAGCGGCAGTCGGCCAGCGAGCTTGTGCATCCACGCGACCGTGTCCGCACCGGCGACGGCCGACCAGCACGTGTCGAGCTCGGCAGTGACGCCGGTGCCGTCGAAGATCACGTCCATCCCGGTCGTGTCGCCGTCGATCTTCTCGAACTCGAAGTCGTGGTTGTGGTAGCCGAAGGTGATGCCCTCGGCGGTTTGTGCGTTGATCGCCTCGACGATCTTGCGGTAGCCGGCAACGGTGCGTTGGTCGTCGGGCCAGTACGGCTGGATGATGTACTTGTAGCCGAAGACCTTGGCGGTGTTGATCGCGTCGGTCGCATCGCCGCCGGGGATCCAGCCTTCGTGGGCGGCCACGGCGGTGAGGCCGTTGGCGTCGAGCTTGGCCTTGAGCTGCTCGGCGGTCAGGCCGTAGAGCCCGGCCAGTTCGACATGCGTATACCCCATCTCCGCCAGCGCGGCGAGCCCGCCGTCAAGGTCGTTGTTGAGCGCGTCACGAACGGTGTAGAGCTGGAGTGCGATGGTGGGCATGGGGGAGGTTAGGCAGCCTCCAGCAGCCGCTTCAGGTTTGTCGCGGCGTCGCGGGTCTGTTTCTTCAAACCCATTTTGATCAGCGGCGTGAACAGCTTGCCCATGAACGTTTTGGGCGTGATCTCGATTGCGTGGTGCGTGATGGCGTTCGCGCCGTCGGGGCTGACGCGGAGGTCGACGACGACGGCGAACGCCTTGTCCTCGTAGCGGTTGACGAGCTTCTCGTTCTCGACGCGCTCGACGATCTGGCCGCCCATCTCCTGTTGCTTGCCGCCTTGCTTGAAGACGTAGTGGAGTTTGTCGCCGACGTTGTTCGGCGGGCCGGTGACGTTGGTGAGCGAAACGCACGGCGGGAGCCACTCGGCCGCGCGGGGCAGGTCGTCGATCAGCGCAAACGCGGCGGCAGGCGAAGCGTCGACCGGCTCGGCGTGTTCGTAGCGGACGGGCATGGCGGTATCGGTAAACCTCGGATCAGTCGCTTGTTTGAAAGCCTAGTTGTCGCCGAAGGTGGCGAGGCACCCCATCAAACGCTTCGTTGTAAGTCCGCTCGAGCGGAAGATTGACATACCACTCCGCGGCATAGAACAGTGGCAAATCAGGCATGGGTACACCCACTTGAACATGCTCGGCGAACACCTCGCATCCGATGCCCAAGACTTCCGAGCCGACCCGGACAGCCACCTGCGTGAGCGATGTCGCGGGGTCTGTCAGATCAGGTTCTCCACCGATCTCACGCCACACCGCTGCGCCAAGTCCTCCCGTTCCTTCGCCACGCGGCGGAAAGAGATCGATCACTACGAGATGCACTCCGGCTTGCACGGCCGACACGCACTTGTCGATGAACCGCTCGACGGCCGACGAGCGATCCTTGTTCGCTGGCGACACGACCTCGACCAATGCAACAAGCCGGTTGCCGCTGACATGGCGAATCGCAAGAGAGCGTCGACGCGCTTCGAGCATGGGCTCACGCGCGATGGTGGCCTTCACGGAGGTCTGGGGTGGACGGTCAAGTACGAGTGTTCCGCCGTGTTCGGAGTCCCCGATCGACCCGTCCGGCTCGGGTCGTTCAAGCGTCAGCACGTCAGCGTGCATTTCGCCGGCATGCTGCTCCGCCAACGCGTAAATGGTGTCGGGCAGCAAGCCGTTGTTGAGCGAACGCTGCATGCTGACAAGCCAGCCGGTGTGAAAGGCATGGAACTCGCCCGCACTCACCCGTGTCCAGTCATGGATTGGCATCATTGCATTGTACTGGGCCGAGCTCGCCACTGTTTTACCATCTCATTGGCGACGCGGGGACCAAACTCGATCGGGTTGAAATCATGCAGAAGAACCTCGCCGTGGCGAGCGATGCGGTACAGACAACCGTCCCGGACGAAGATGGCACGCCGCCGGGTGTCACGCATCACCCATGCGGCCCCGTGAGGCAGTGTGAGATCCATCGGCCGATCTGAGTGTGACACGTTGGGCGAGCGACGCCAGTAGAGCAGGTCGGTTTCGTCTGGCGTGGCTTGGGAGAAAGGACCGATCTGCCCTTCGACGTCGACCCACGTGTTCAGGTGTACGCCATTGGTGACGAATCGACCACCCACGCAGTAGTGCCCTTCTTCATCCGGCCTTCGCCAGATCGGCACAAGCGATGGCAGTCGGCTTAGTGTCGTCCATGTCTCACCGACCTCTTCGTGCGGCGGCCAGTGGAAATCACCCCAGTTGAGCAGCAGAAACCTCCCGTCAGGCGAGACATCCGATGCATCGGGATAGACGCTTCCAAAGAACACGTCGCCCGGCGTTAGTTGATCGCCGTTGAGCTCCCACCGGAAGACTTGCCAGCGCTTGCTGGGACCGCGACGCAAGACCGCCGCGATCGGAGCGGAAGCGGCAAACAGCACGAACAGACGCGGTGGTGGCATCGTCTAGATCACCCGGTCCTCACTCGGGATGTTCATGGCCGGGGCTTTATTCAGCTGCACGAGCTTCTGCTTCGCCTTGGCTTCGTCGGCGTCGACGTAGTCGCTGTGGCAGGCGGCTTTGCCGTGGTCGTCGGTGTCCACGGCCTTCTTGGTTTTGGTGGCGAGCTTGTGGATCTCCTCGGGGCTCAGGACGCCGCGTTGTTCGAGGATGGCTTTTTGCTCGTCGGTGAGGGCGGCGGAGCGCATGACTTTTTCGCGCTCGAAGCCTTCGGCTTTGCCGCTGGCCCAATCCTGGATCTCCTTGCTGATGCGGACGCTGCACCAGTCGTGGCCGCACATGGCGCAGAAGTCGGTGTCGACGTCGAGGTCTTCGTCGTGGTAGGCCCGCGCGGTGTCGGGGTCGAAGGAGAGGTCGAAGTGCTTCTGCCAGTTGAGCGCGGCGCGGGCCTTGGTCAGCTCGTCGTCACGGTCGCGGGTGCTGGGAATGCCGAGTGCGACGTCGGCGGCGTGGGCGGCGATCTTGTAGGCGATGCAGCCCTGCTTCACGTCGTCCTTCTTCGGCAAGCCCAGGTGCTCCTTGGGCGTGACGTAGCAGAGCATGCTCGCGCCGTGGTAGGCGGCGGCGGTCGCGCCGATGCAGCTGGTGATGTGGTCGTAGCCCGGGAAGATGTCGGTGACCAGCGGGCCCAGCACGTAGAACGGCGCGCCGTGACACAGCGACCGCTGGAGCTTCATGTTGTACTCGATCTGGTCGAACGGCACGTGGCCGGGGCCTTCGACCATGACCTGCACGCCGCGGCGCCACGCGCGTTCGGTGAGCTTGCCGATCTCGGCGAGCTCGAGCAGTTGCAGGTTGTCGGTCGCGTCGGCGAGTCCGCCGGGCCGGCAGCCGTCGCCGATGCTGAAGGTTACGTCGTACTCGCGCATCACGTCGCAGATCGCCTCCCAAGACGTGTTCATCGGGTTCTGCTTCTCGTGGTGGAGCATCCACTTGGCGAGCAGGCTGCCGCCGCGCGAGACGAGGCCGATCAGGCGGTCCTTCGCGAACTTGAGGTGCTCGCGCAGAATGCCGGCGTGGATCGTGAAGTAGTCGACGCCCTGCTCGGCCTGGTGGCGGACGGTGTCGAGGATGATCGCTTCGTCGAGGTCTTCGATCTTGCGGCCGATGATCATCGAGTAGATCGGCACCGTGCCGATGGGCGTGGTGGAGTTCTCGATGATGGCCTGGCGGGTGGCGTCGAGGTCGCCGCCGGTGGAGAGGTCCATCACGGTGTCCGCGCCCCAGCGTTCGGCCCAGTGGAGCTTTTCGACTTCCTCGTCGGTGCCGGAGGAGACGGGGGACGCGCCCATGTTGGCGTTGATCTTGGTCTTGGTCGACCGGCCGATGGCCATGGGGTCCAGCTTGTACCCGAGATGCTTGCGGTTGGCGGGGATGACGAGTCGGCCGGCGGCGATCTCGTCGCGGACCTGCGCCGCGGTCAGGTGCGGCTCGCGCTCGGCGACGCGCCGCATCTGCTCGGTGATGATGCCGAGGCGAGCGTGTTCGAGTTGGGTGACCGGAACGAAGTCGATTGGGCAGACGACTGTTCGGGAACCACCGTCTGCTTGCCAAAACGGAACCTGAATCTGCTTCGCATCACCGGCGTTCTTTCGCCATTCGCCAAGTAACTCGAGAGTGAGTGGTTCATCACGACCGCATTCTTGACAGCCGTACTCAACCTCGGTCGACCACCCCTCCGGCAGGAAGTCCCACGCCGTCTTGCCGGACGGCTCGGGCATGCCGGGGGTGTCGGGGCTGCTGAAGGACAGCGGGCCGCCGAGGTCGGGGGTGTTGGCGAAGGAGCCGGGCGTGGTGGCGGATTCGTCACCGGGGTTGCCGCCGATGGCGGGCAGGGTCCAGGGGAACTCCAACTGAACGTTCTTGGAATCGGGCGTGCTCATCACGGCGGCTTTCTTCAAAGCGGCGCGGTTGAGCACGGCGGGACTTCACGAATGTGCGATGGCCCGCCGCCTCCCTACGCCGGCATGATCCGGGTCAGGTTCCAAGGGTGCTTCTCAGGCCGACACCACGCCGGCCGCCCCTGGCGACGAAATCAGTTTAGGCGAAATGCCGATCTACTTCTCCATCGCTTTGGCATCGCCGGCTTCGGACGCGTCGGGCGTTTCCGACATCTCGTCGTCGGCGGGTGATTCTTCCGACTCGTCCATCGACTCGACCTCGGCAGGCGATTCCTCATCGGACGGCGCGTCGGCGGGCATGCTGCGCGAAACACCGTTGAGCAAGTCACGCATCGCGACGGGCAGCGGGTAAAACTCGGCGTCGTCCAACTCGCTAACCGCGTCGACGGCGCTCTTGAGCGCTTGCTCGGCCTCGGTGTCGTTGCCGGTGAGCAGCGCGACTTGTGAGAGCGAGAAGCGGGTGAACCCGGTGAGGAACGCCGCGGCGTCGGACACGGCGGCACGCGCTTCGGCACCGAGCGTTCCGCCGCCGTTGCTGGCATCGAGAAAGCTTTGCTCGGCCGACGCGAGAATGGCCCTGGCTGCCTCGGCATTGGCATCGAGATCGGCCGCGGAAGCCGACGACGAGAGCGCGTCGGGCAGCGTCACGCCAGAGTTCTCGGCGCTGCGAGCGATGATCTCGCGAAGATACGCGCTGGTCGCCACGGACATGAGCAACTCGCCCTGCTCCCGTTGGGCAGCTCCGGTGGAAAGATCGAAGTACGCTTTCGGTGGCGCGGCCGAGTCACGGCCTGCGGAGTTCGCCTGACTCGCACCTTCGCTGAACCGTTGGACGGCGGCCGCGAACGCGGTCTTCGCGGCTTCGACCTGCGACTGGGCCTGGGCAAGTGCTTCGCCGAGCGATTCGCCATCGCCACCACTGATCAATGCGTCGGCTTCGGCCTTTTTCGCCTCGGCCCGCTGTTGCTGGACGGCGATCTGATTCTGCAGCGTTTCCCAATGCGTTTCGGTCGCAGCCTTCAGCCCTTCGATGTTTTCGACACCCTTCGCCAGTGATTCCAGCTTGGCCTGAGCCACTTCGAGATCGCCGCGGACGGCGAGTAGTTCGACGTCCAACTGCGATTGCTGGGTCGCGGTGTTGGAGGCTTCCTTTTGGGCGACGATGGCGTTGCGGAACGTGTCCATGCCCGCGTCGCCGGATTCGCTGTCGGCTTGGGAGAACAGTTCGGACGCACGCTTAAGCGCGGCCAGGCGGGTGGTCTCGAGTTGCTGACGTTGTGCTTCGAGATTGGCAACCTCGCCTTGGAGTCGGCTCACTTCCTGCTCGAGCGTGCCGACGGTTTCGATATCGACGTCGCCGATGGTGAAGGTCTCGGCGTTCCCGGCACCGCGAAGGCCGGCGACGGTGTCGTCGATGGCCTGAAGTGCCGGCCCGGGGTCGGCCGAACGGAGGGCGGCAATGCGGCGGTTGACGTCGGCGAGGTTCGATGACACGCCAGCGAGATCTTGAAGACGCTTCTCGACATCGACGAGCTTGGCGTTGGCGTCGTTACGGATCGCACGGGCCGATGCGAGTTCGACTTGGGCCAGCAGGTCGTAGGTGTTGGCAAGCTCGGTCGGGCTGCCGCCGGTGCTGGTGAGGCCGGTGAGGTCGGCGCGAAGCGCGTCGTAGTTCTCGGCAGCCAGCGAGCCGGAAGCGTTGGCCAGGCCGGCCTTGATCTTGTTCTCCGGCGAGTCCGGATCGTCGCATCCCGCACCCATGAACAGCGTCACGGCCGCGGCGGCCAGGGCGAGCTTGGCGGATTTCAACGACGTACGGAGGGCGTGTGATCGCATGGAGCAGTGATTGTCGCGAGTACGGGCGTGTTCGTCAATGTTGGGGCGGTTTCGAGAGCGTGAAACACAAAACATGGAACGCGAAGTGCGAGGGCCGGCCCCGCACTTCGCGTTCCACTTTTCGCGATTCACATATTGCTTCGACCTAGGACGCCTTTGGCATCGCGTAACCGTTGATGCCGTCGGTGCGGGCCCGCGGGTGAGCGTCGTCGTAGACATCCTTGACACGGGTGGTGGTCAGGTGGGTGTAGACCTGCGTCGTCGACAGTGATTGGTGGCCGAGCAGTTCCTGAACCGCGCGGAGGTCGGCACCGTTATTGAGCAGGTGCGTGGCGAAGCTGTGACGCAGCGTGTGCGGGCTGATGCCGGGATCGAGGCCGACCTGGGCAAGGTACTTGTCGAGCTTGCGACGGACGCTGCGGGTGCTCAGCGGATCGCCGTGCTTGTTGAGGAAGACCTTCTGGTCCGGGCCGGGCGGGTCGATGCGGCTGTCGAGCTGGCGGTTCTGCAGGTAGCGACGGATCGCACCGATGGCCTGTGAGCCGATGGGCGTGAGGCGTTCCTTTCGGCCCTTACCGATGACACGGAGAATGCCCTCTTCAAGGTCGATATCGCTAAGCGTGAGGTCGACGAGTTCGCTGACACGGATGCCGCTGGAGTAGAGCACTTCCAGCATGGCCTTGTCGCGGAGCGAGAGGATGTCCGCATCGCCGGGGGCGTCGAGCAGGAGTTGGATCTGTTCGAGCGTCAGGCACTTGGGCAGGCGCTTGTCCTGCTTGGGCGTGCGGATGGCGTTCATCGGCGAGGTTTCGACGCGGCCCCGACGGATGAGGAACTTGTAGAAACTCCGCAGCGTCGCCAGCTTCCGGGCGGTGGTGCTCTTGGTGTAGTTCTGGGCGGCGAGGTAGGCGAGGAACTCACGCACGACGTCGGCTTCGACATCGACGAGCTTCACGTCGATCGGCCGGGCGTCGGCCTCACGGTCGATGCTACTGAAGCTCCGACCGATCTCGCCCATGAGGAACTGACAGAACTGTGTCAGGTCCGCGCCGTAACTACGGACGGTGTAGTCGGAGAAGTGCCGTTCGAGCTTGAGGTGGTCGAGGAACTCGCGGGCCAGGTCCGAGACCTGCTTTTCCTGCGGAGTTTCGGCGCGGGCCGTGTCAGGTTTGTCGTTGGTCGCCGTGACCCGGTCGCCGTGATTGGGGCTGCCGCCGCGCTCGGAGAAGTCTTGCGTGTCGGTGGAGGGCTGGGCGAAGGAGCCGTTGTCGGTGATATCGCGAATGTCGTCGTACATCGAGTGTGTGCCGCGGTGCGGGTTTGGGTCATCAGTGACCGCATGTCCCGCGGGGGAAACAATCCCGGAATGGCTTGCCGTCGTGCTTCCGCTTGCTGGCACTCGAAGTGCGTGGAGACGTTCCACGTCTCGCAGGCTTGGCGTTGACGGCCCGAGCGGGCTTTATCCTCAGACCGCGACGATCGACGACCCACACTCCCGCAGGCGACCGACCGGCATTTTCTTCCCGTGCACTCTCAAACCCCGACACACCGGAACCCTCGCATTCGAGCGACCGGTAATGCAAACCTCATGCGGCTTTCTTCGGCATGATCGCTTCGAGTTCTTTTGCCAAATGCTCACCAAGTTGGTGAGAAAGCACTGCGGCGTCGAACCAGTCCAAATGTGCGTCGTCGGCCTTGCCGGTCGTGTCGCCGACGATGCCGATTACCGCATCGAGGACCGACCGCTCGTCGCCCGGCTCGTAACGAAAGCGGTGCTCGTGCTCACCCTTGTGCAGGGCAAGGGTGCGCGTCTCGAGAACGTTGCCGGTCGGCTTTGATTCGGATTCCATGCAGATACCTCCTCCTCCTTATCGGCCTGAAGCGCGGGCCACCGAAGGGGAATTTACTTTCTGCACGATCGGGCCGGTCGCGCCGGGCGTGTTGAGCAGTTCTTCCAACAGCGTCGCATAGCCGAACGTGCAGAACCGGTCCATCGCCATCAGGTACTCCCGTTCCTGGGCGGCAGACATCGGATCGCTGCGGCCCTGCGCGTAGGCCCAGAGTTTTTGTCGTGTCGAGCCTTCGGCCGCATCGAACACCTCGGCCGTCTGCAGGAAGGTCGTCGGCGGTACGTACGCCGCCACCTCGGCGCTGCTGCTCATCCGCTGCAGGTCGCGGACCTCCACGTTCCACTCGGTCCGCACTGCCCCGCCGCGAAAGAACAGCGTCAACGTCGCGCCGAACTTCGGCGGGTCGTACGGGTCGTACATCGTCACCGTCGGCACCACCAGCGCGTCCACGTCGAGCGCCTCGCACACCATCGCGCCCTCGTCGGCCGACTGGATCTGCTCGAATCCGAGCGCGGCCATTACCTCGATCACCCGGTTCACAGGAACGCCCACGAGCCCCTCGGTCTGGCTGACCTCCTGGAACAACAAGTCGCCCTGCAGCAGCGGGTCGACGCTGCGCTGGCCGGAGAGGTTGATGGCGGGCGCGACGGCCCAGGTCTGTTGCCGGATGCCGGGGAAGGCGAGTTTGCGTTCGACGCCGTACTCCGGATCACCGCCGCCGAAGCAGCCGGTGAGCATCAGAAGAACAAGACCAAGCAACGCATGTCGAAAGGTGTTGGAAACCATCATGTCATCCTGAACGAACTTCGTGACCTACTCACCGATCAAACCCGCATCGATCTCGGCGAGGTTCTGGTCAATGCCGACGCTTTCGCTGCCGTCAGCGGCGACGGACCAAACGCACTCGTTGCCGCCGCGATCGCTGATGAAATAGATGCGACCGTCGGCACCCCAGTCCGGCGTGGCGTTGGTGCCGATGCCGTCGGTCAGCCGGCGGCGATTCGTTCCATCCGCCGTGACGATCCACACATCCTGCTGCCCCGGCTGATCGGCAGCGGTCGGTTCGATGATCGTGCCGAAGCTGATCTCTCGGCCGTCCGGCGACCACGTCGGTGCCACGATCGCGGCGTTGGTCGAAACGGCGACCTCGGTTGGTGCCATCGGCTCGCCGTTGCGTATCTCCAGTGTCCACAGCGAGAACCAGCGCGTGCCGCGTTGCCGTGCGCGCTGATAGGCGATGACGTCCCGGGTCGTGTCGGGCGACCAGTCGGGGAACAGACCGAAGCCGACCATCTTGTTCACGCCCGTCCGCAGGTCGACGATCCATAGCTCCCAGCGTCCGCTGCGTCCGCCGAAGCGGGAGAAGACGATGCGGTTGCCGTCGGGGCTAAAGGACGGATGCATGTCCTGCGTGAATCCGTCGGTGATTTGGGTGACGTCCTTGCCGTCGCGGGTCATGGTGTAGATGTCCCACGAGCCGGCGCGGTTGGACGCGAACGCGATGAGCGAGCCATCGGGGCTGAAGGTCGGAAAGGCGTCGTCGGCCGGGTCGGCGGTGAGCTGCGTGACGCTTTGCCCGCCGATCTTCTGCAAGTAGATTTCCGGGCGTTCGTGGTGGCGGGTCGAGGCGAAGACAAGGTTTTTACCGATCCGATCAACGCACACGTCGGCGTCGTAGCCGTCCTCGACGAACGTGAGTTGTGCGAAGCCGGACGCCCCCGGCGGACGCTGCGGCCCCGGCGCGAGTTCGTTGAACTCGCCGAAGATGTTCGTGCCCTTGGGCGCGTTGGTCAGGTACATCGGCAGGTCGGCGTCGATCTGCGCGAGCCGGGGGCCGGTCGGGCCGGACTCGGTGATCTGGGCGTCGGGATACTCGGCCGGATCGATCGGCGTGAAACTCTCGTCCTCGTTGAACGAGGTGATCGCATCAAGGCCACCCCCACCGCCGAGCAGTCCGCAACCCGACAACGACAGGCAGCCGAGGGCCGTCAACGAAAGCGATAGTGACAGGTGGGTACCGAGCTTGGTCCGCATGGCCGTGTTATCGGACACGGGTCGCCGCTCGGATGAGGATTATTCGAACACATCCTGCAGCGACGAAAGCTGCCAGGTCCCGCCCGCTTCGCTGGTGAAGATCGCGTTGTGCCGAAGTGGGTCTTCGCGGTTCTCGACGGTGAAGATCAACTGCGTCTGGGCATAGCGGATGCCCTGCTCCGACTCGTCGAAGCGGATCAGGCCCGTGGTCTGTAAGTCGGTCAGGTTGCCGAACTCACCCTGCATGCCGTCGAACACGTTGGAGAAGAAGGACGCCGGAAAGCGATCTCGGAAGCGGGGCGCGGTGTGCGTGTAGGCGGTGGCGTAGTCGTCGCGGGTCAGGGCTGACCGGAGTTCACCGATGGTTTCCTCGATGCGGGCCGTGTCGCCACGCTGTTGGGACCAACGGCCGAACACCGACGATCCGGCCACGACGAGCACGAGTCCGCCGATCGCGAGCGCGGCCCCGGACACGCCGACGCCGGTGAGCGTCCCGCCGCTTTGCCTGATCCGCACCAACGCCACGACGCCGAGCACCAACGCAAGCACCGGCAGGATCAAAAGCGCATCGACAAGCAACGCCGACAGCCCCACCACCGCGACCGACAGTGCCGTCACGGCGACGGCGGACACCGCGCGGTACTCGTGGCCGAGGCCTGCGGTGGTGCTCATCTTCGCGAGCCCGGCGATGCCGTCGTTCTGGCCGTCCGTGTTGTCGGTGTTGGGATCGTTCATCGTGGTCCGCCGGTCTGGCCGATCATTCAAGGCATGGTCCGCCCGTCAAATCCCGCCGACTCCCGCACCGAGCAACTCATTGCCGACATTCTCGAGTTCAATCCGAACGCGGACCGGAAGTTTCTGGCCGGCTTCGACGAGGAAGACCTCGCGGCGTATCTGGAAAACCTCCGACACGCCAGTGATCGCAACGTCCGGCTCAACGGCTGGGTCGGCCGACAGATCGCCGCCCGAAAAGCCGCCGGCGGCCGCAAGCCGATCCCCCGATCCAACCTCCGCAAGGCCGGCTGACCGCGTCAGACCTTCTCCAACGGCAGGACGTACTTTCGGCTCATCCACCAGTACCCCGCCACGCCGATCGCGCTGAAGAACAGGCTCACCGCGAACACCGGCCGACCGATCAGGTAGTACAGCCCGACACCGAAAAACGGTGCCAAGCAACCTCGCACGCCGGTGAGCATGACGTGGACGCCCATGTATTGCGCGATCCGGTCGGGGCCGGCGAACGCGTGCTGGCCGAGTTGCCACGCCAACGCCCCGCCACCGAAGCAGACGCCCTGTAACAGCATCCCGACGGCGACCACCCAGAGCTGATCGGTCAGCGCACCCACGAGAATGGTGGCCTGACAGATGACGATGATCCCGCTCTGGATCGTGCGGAAGCGGAACAAGCTCATCGAGTCGTACAACGGTGCCCAGAACTGAATCGAGAGCGTGCTGGCGACCACGGGGATCAGCGAGAGCACGATCACCGCAAGCGTGTACTGCCGGTCGGGATCGGTCATCTCCTTGCTGACCATGTAGTACAGGCTCGGCGCGGCGAACATGAAACTCACGCCGAGCAGGAACTGAAACCACTGGTACTTGGCAAAGACGCGATCCTCACGGAGCAACGCGAGGCCGGCCGAGACCTGGTCGGCGTATGTCCGCAACACCCCGCCGCGACGCTGGATCCGGGGCTGTTCGCGAAGGTGCAACGCCTCGCCACGAACGCGGATTCGGCTGAACTCGTAAATGCCGATCGCACTGATGGCGGCGAAGACCGGATACATCACGGCGTAACTGGCCGGCATCTGATCCAGCAGCAGCGCGCCCGCGGTGGTCAGCACCGCGAGCGTGGCCATGTTCACGACGGTGATCCGCCCGACAATCTGGGCCCGGCTGGCAGTCGGATAGTTGCTCCGCCAGACCGCGCTGCGGAGCGTGACGATCCCGCTGGCGCAGACGCGTGCCAGAACGATCAGGCCGGCGAAAATCCAGCCGGCGTACGCGGGCGGCATTCCGTTCGTGTCGGGGATGAACCATGTCAGTCCCACCGCTCCCACGGCCAGCGCCACACCGAGCTGCAGAGCATTGATGACCGGCACCTTCCGCCGGCCCTCGGCGACCTGGCCCCAGAACAGCGCGACGATGTTCCCGAACATCGGGGCCGCCGTGATAACCGCCAACAGCAACTGCGACGCATCGAAGTACTTGCCGGCCACCACTCCCGCGAACGCCCCTTCGGCCATTGCCATCGCGAGTGGAAACGTGAACGCTGACTTGATCTCGTGGCGGTAGTTTCGCCGCACCATGTAGGGCTGGCGTGCCGGCGAGAACGCCACCAGTTGGCTCAAACGCTGCGGCCAACTGGTTGGGGAATCATCACGCCGCAGCACGGGGGCAGCGTAGGCGCGCAGCGGAAAGCCCACGCCGAACGGCGCGGGCTTTCACGTCAATCGATCATCGGAAGACGACCCGAGTTACGGGCTCATCTTGCGGACGTTCCAGTAGGTCAACTGACTCACCGGCCGCGTCAGCAGATACTTGTCCGCGTCATCGAGCAGCATCTTGCCTTCCATGTCGATGTTGCGGGCGATCTCGATGTCACGCTGCTGGAGCGTGTAACCGGGCGTCACCGTGGGGTTCACGGAGGCGTACTTATTGCACCCGACTCCCACGAGGGCGAGGGCGGCGACGGCGATGAATCTCTGGATCGTCTTGGTCATGGCTGTGGTCCCAGTATCGCGGGGATCGCGGTTGTGTCAAAGAGTGCGTGTTGGACGCGTCAGGGGGCGAAAAGTTCAACGGCCAAGAATCGCCACAAAGGCCCGGTC
Proteins encoded in this window:
- a CDS encoding sugar phosphate isomerase/epimerase, whose protein sequence is MPTIALQLYTVRDALNNDLDGGLAALAEMGYTHVELAGLYGLTAEQLKAKLDANGLTAVAAHEGWIPGGDATDAINTAKVFGYKYIIQPYWPDDQRTVAGYRKIVEAINAQTAEGITFGYHNHDFEFEKIDGDTTGMDVIFDGTGVTAELDTCWSAVAGADTVAWMHKLAGRLPLIHVKDCADYGTKQLTEVGTGIVPIKDILAGAAEAKVDYFVIEQDNSWIDNDSLKSAKISLENLKGMLG
- a CDS encoding SRPBCC family protein, which gives rise to MPVRYEHAEPVDASPAAAFALIDDLPRAAEWLPPCVSLTNVTGPPNNVGDKLHYVFKQGGKQQEMGGQIVERVENEKLVNRYEDKAFAVVVDLRVSPDGANAITHHAIEITPKTFMGKLFTPLIKMGLKKQTRDAATNLKRLLEAA
- a CDS encoding DUF4058 family protein yields the protein MASSAQYNAMMPIHDWTRVSAGEFHAFHTGWLVSMQRSLNNGLLPDTIYALAEQHAGEMHADVLTLERPEPDGSIGDSEHGGTLVLDRPPQTSVKATIAREPMLEARRRSLAIRHVSGNRLVALVEVVSPANKDRSSAVERFIDKCVSAVQAGVHLVVIDLFPPRGEGTGGLGAAVWREIGGEPDLTDPATSLTQVAVRVGSEVLGIGCEVFAEHVQVGVPMPDLPLFYAAEWYVNLPLERTYNEAFDGVPRHLRRQLGFQTSD
- the thiC gene encoding phosphomethylpyrimidine synthase ThiC, with protein sequence MLNRAALKKAAVMSTPDSKNVQLEFPWTLPAIGGNPGDESATTPGSFANTPDLGGPLSFSSPDTPGMPEPSGKTAWDFLPEGWSTEVEYGCQECGRDEPLTLELLGEWRKNAGDAKQIQVPFWQADGGSRTVVCPIDFVPVTQLEHARLGIITEQMRRVAEREPHLTAAQVRDEIAAGRLVIPANRKHLGYKLDPMAIGRSTKTKINANMGASPVSSGTDEEVEKLHWAERWGADTVMDLSTGGDLDATRQAIIENSTTPIGTVPIYSMIIGRKIEDLDEAIILDTVRHQAEQGVDYFTIHAGILREHLKFAKDRLIGLVSRGGSLLAKWMLHHEKQNPMNTSWEAICDVMREYDVTFSIGDGCRPGGLADATDNLQLLELAEIGKLTERAWRRGVQVMVEGPGHVPFDQIEYNMKLQRSLCHGAPFYVLGPLVTDIFPGYDHITSCIGATAAAYHGASMLCYVTPKEHLGLPKKDDVKQGCIAYKIAAHAADVALGIPSTRDRDDELTKARAALNWQKHFDLSFDPDTARAYHDEDLDVDTDFCAMCGHDWCSVRISKEIQDWASGKAEGFEREKVMRSAALTDEQKAILEQRGVLSPEEIHKLATKTKKAVDTDDHGKAACHSDYVDADEAKAKQKLVQLNKAPAMNIPSEDRVI
- the xerC gene encoding tyrosine recombinase XerC; this translates as MYDDIRDITDNGSFAQPSTDTQDFSERGGSPNHGDRVTATNDKPDTARAETPQEKQVSDLAREFLDHLKLERHFSDYTVRSYGADLTQFCQFLMGEIGRSFSSIDREADARPIDVKLVDVEADVVREFLAYLAAQNYTKSTTARKLATLRSFYKFLIRRGRVETSPMNAIRTPKQDKRLPKCLTLEQIQLLLDAPGDADILSLRDKAMLEVLYSSGIRVSELVDLTLSDIDLEEGILRVIGKGRKERLTPIGSQAIGAIRRYLQNRQLDSRIDPPGPDQKVFLNKHGDPLSTRSVRRKLDKYLAQVGLDPGISPHTLRHSFATHLLNNGADLRAVQELLGHQSLSTTQVYTHLTTTRVKDVYDDAHPRARTDGINGYAMPKAS
- a CDS encoding DUF4190 domain-containing protein is translated as MNDPNTDNTDGQNDGIAGLAKMSTTAGLGHEYRAVSAVAVTALSVAVVGLSALLVDALLILPVLALVLGVVALVRIRQSGGTLTGVGVSGAALAIGGLVLVVAGSSVFGRWSQQRGDTARIEETIGELRSALTRDDYATAYTHTAPRFRDRFPASFFSNVFDGMQGEFGNLTDLQTTGLIRFDESEQGIRYAQTQLIFTVENREDPLRHNAIFTSEAGGTWQLSSLQDVFE
- a CDS encoding MFS transporter, translating into MLRRDDSPTSWPQRLSQLVAFSPARQPYMVRRNYRHEIKSAFTFPLAMAMAEGAFAGVVAGKYFDASQLLLAVITAAPMFGNIVALFWGQVAEGRRKVPVINALQLGVALAVGAVGLTWFIPDTNGMPPAYAGWIFAGLIVLARVCASGIVTLRSAVWRSNYPTASRAQIVGRITVVNMATLAVLTTAGALLLDQMPASYAVMYPVFAAISAIGIYEFSRIRVRGEALHLREQPRIQRRGGVLRTYADQVSAGLALLREDRVFAKYQWFQFLLGVSFMFAAPSLYYMVSKEMTDPDRQYTLAVIVLSLIPVVASTLSIQFWAPLYDSMSLFRFRTIQSGIIVICQATILVGALTDQLWVVAVGMLLQGVCFGGGALAWQLGQHAFAGPDRIAQYMGVHVMLTGVRGCLAPFFGVGLYYLIGRPVFAVSLFFSAIGVAGYWWMSRKYVLPLEKV